ttatatataatgtgTTCGTGTTTATCATGTCTACAGAGGTGCATGCTTGCTATTTTCTAGAGTCACTTTAGGTACTCAGGTCTCAAATTTGTCTCTTGATTTTcaacttctcaatttttttggATGCCACAAGTTGGTTAAGTTTAGCTGGCTGGTTTTCCAGCTTCATGGCGTGCCTCTCTTTTGCCCAGAGTTGCTTGGGCCTGGAAATCTGACAGTGTTTCATAGTGGTGATGGCATATCAGGAGTTGCTTGTAATAAATATTACTGAATTGTATCTTGACATGCAAGGCCTGACCCTATATAAGATTTAGGCTTTGTTGGTGAATCGGTACCACAATATCCTTGCATTATCTTTTCATTCATTTGTTTGTTATTTATTTGGTAACTTgagaaaaatattatatttaggtcATCTGATTTTCAGCTAACTTGTGAAAGACATTTGGATTGTAAatgtcaatttttttattttgtaacaaGTGGATATGTTGTGATGGATGAAAAGTTGCCTTGGTATGTTATACCGGATTTGAGTGGCTTTAAGACGATTTGTCCCTAAATGGTATTGTAGCTTATATTGATTTTTAGTATTCCCATAATTAAATGCTCTTAACCTGCACTTGAATAAAGTTCCTGCCAAGGGTGATATATTAAAAAGTAGAATTCCTTTTCTAATGTTTTATTGAGGTTAATTTTCATATCATAGTGGTTCTCTTTTATTTTACAAACACATTGTTTCCAAGATAACTGTTGGGTGGTGATTTCTAAGATTCTACTGCAAATATCTGATAAGACATTTTGATAATTGTTGGATTAATACTCTTTTTtctacttaaaagaagaagataattctctctctctctctctctctgtgcttTTTTCGATTATCATACCTACCTTAAGTGCTTTAATTATGATTCGAATCTACATAATTTGGACATCATACCTGGTTTTCAGATTGAAATGGCCATCTAAAGACTATTTCTTATTACAAATTTATTATGTATGGCTTGGTGATCTTGTAGTCAATATTGATAGTGATACATGTAGACAACAATAAAATCTTGCAGAATCAAGAACTTAATGATAttcaggtaaaaaaaaaaaaaagaagaaaaaagaaagaaagagcccaGTATTATGTAGAATTGCACCAACTTTATAAAAGTGATGATATCCAGCAGAACTTAACTTCTAGTCATTCATCTTCCACTATTTAATTGAATCACCCTCAGGTTAAATTCAATTTTTTGGCACTTAAATATGAGCCGCAATAAGTTGACACCTTGTGAAATTCCTCATTTTATTGTATATTATATGTCTTTTATCAGTTACACTGATTCGTGATATGTTAATGTAGCTAAAGCTGTTTGTATTACAGTGCCCTAGGGATGTGACCACTAACTCCACCTCCGAGGAATCTGTGGATCAAACTAAGTAAAGCAAGGCCTTTGGTAAAGTTCTATAGTTCTTGTCCTTCCTTTTTCACTGGAACATTGCATGAAAATAAGAACAAAATGATTCAATGAGAGGGACCGAGGTTGGAGGTTTTCTTTGAAAAAACCAATGGATGATGCCCTAAGGCTTGTTGGCTAAACAAATATTACTCATTTATGACATGTTTTGCTTAAATCTTTTCCTGTTCTTTGCTGTCAAAAGGTTAATGAGTCCTCAAAATTTAAGTAGAGACATCTATCCAATGTACCCAAATACCTATGCTTTTAATGGCCACTTGGTCACTCTTTATTTAATTCTTACAAGATCTGGATTGGAGTAATATATTATGTGTTGTAGTTTCCTAGATGCCTACTCTAATGCAGGTTCTTTTGTACATTCATATTTATAAGGATTCATGCCCTTCAGCATTGAAATCTATTAGTTGCCTTAAGAGACAAGAGATGATACCGTCTGAATTCAAGTTTAGTGATCTTTTGATTGAACTATTATCTAAGTGAAAATGTGATATGTAGAACAGTAGAAGCACTGAAATAATACATTTCAACATAATAGCaccaattttttaattgcattctTTTCTTGGTTAAGTAAAATTGAGATTATAATTCAGGATGACCAAAGAATAACAACTTGAAAACTTATAGTGAACCTTATTCTTTATCCATCTATCGAACGAGCATATGAGCACTTATTATTGATGATTCAAATACTATCTATGGGAGACTAGACTGATTCATATAGTGTGATGCATTCTAAATCTTAATGCTCGAGATATTTATGAGGTTGTTGTATGTTCATCTTCTAATTATAAGCTATaaaacaaatataaatataataaaccaTATAGTCGAACTATATATTTTGTTTCCATAAGATGTGAACTTTGTTGCAAGAagctaatctaatatatatatatatatatatatatatatatatatatatatatatatatatatatatatatatatatattaaaataaaggcTTCTGCATTGGCAGAACCTCCATTTGACACGTGAGGTTTTGGGAAAAGGGAGAGGGAGCCATATGGAAAAAACAGCCATCGCCTAAGCTTTCCTATTCAGCCACTTCATTTGATTCAAGCCTCCTACTCGATTAAGACTCCTAAGGACAGAAAAACAATGGAAAAATTTGAGGACAACATTGGAAAATCAACGAACACAAgggaaagatggaaaaaaaaattgatatatataaataaagaaaGCTAGAGAGGGGgcaatgatcactttgattggatgGATAGATGGGTAAAAGAGAGCTTTCTTACCTCGTGCTTCTTAAAAAGCTCAAGGATGGTGAGGATGATGTCGTTGATGTAACATAAGctagaggccttgcaacgcttgGCATGGTGGAGGCCATCGACCTAATTGATGGCAATATCGTGGTGCTGGAGGTTAAGCTTGATGGTGGTACCGATGGAGGCAAAGGCAGATCGTTAGGGGAGCGGAGGGGGGGACCTCGGCCCCCCTCAATTTTTTCACACCTTCTATACATAGGTTAGTTATTTTAGGCAAAATTTTGCATATATAGGTGTTTGGCCCCCCCTGAAATTGGCTGGTATTAGCTGTATTtaagcttgaagaatcttttaaaAGGAAACAAATTGTGAGAACCGATCTGCTTGCCGACTTCACCAAAatcgaataaaataaaaagagaagagagatgcGGGGTGAGGGATCAGGGAAGAGGCCATCTTTGATTCAAATAAGGCACCGTATCTCTTGTACCACAAAAAAAAAGGGCACTATATCCCCCTGTTTATCCATGTCCATAAGAAACTTAGGAAAGGATAAAGATCTTGAGGATTCCGATAAGAGACGTGCACCGATGGAGAAGGACGAGATCGAGCTTTATCCAAAGAGGAGTGACCATCTCCGATGACCGTCAGACTATCTCGTCAAAGCTCTCCATCCCTTTAAAAACCCTATCCCTCTTTTCTAAACCTATCAACTCCTATTCTGGGAGCCTTCGAGGGAGATATCATTGAAATCTATGCCAACGGCTACTGTCATCGCTACTGCCACCATCTCCGATGAGCttcccttcctcctcttccttttcAATGAGATtttcctcttccttttctttctttttttatttttgggacCCCTATCATCATCGTTCGGAGTGTCACATCTGGCCGTAGCCGCGCCACCACCATCATTGGCTAATTTGGCTACCTCACCGTCGAAACTCCACCTTCGGTTGCTCCCTTAGGAATCCCAACCGGCCATGGGTTCAATTGGAGAAgaggataaaagagagagagagtcagaGAGAGGGATTAATTATGGGTGAATTGACTCAATCCTTTTATTTTGAGTCTAACCCATTGACTAGACCTAACCTGATTGAGTCTAGATCAATCTTGATAATATAGATCTGATCCAAATCTAGACCCAAACTTGGGTCAgattaaaattctttttaattCATCTTAATTTGTCCTAAATTAAGAATTAATAAAATTTGTTATCCATTTGTTTGAGAGCCTTTATCTTCGGACGAACATCGAATCTAGGGATCAGACTGCGAAGGTCATAGAATTTTAGATCAGATCAACAATAAGTTTTCTCTTAtctctgaatttatttttatgtacatgtttatatatttaaaaattaaattttatatataaaatatttaaaaattattgaagtttgaaattagattttcttatcgaTTATTTAGTCACTTACATTGAGAAGGAAATAGCTGAAAATTTTACAGTAGATTTCATTATTGATGAATTTAGTTCTGTAAAAGAATATTGAGTtcaattcaaataatatttatgaaaaaattatttaaattaattataattatttattaatattttttatttttatattctcttGGCCCCCCTGTAAAAGTTGGTATGGTCCGCCCCGAGATGGAGACACCGATGTAGATCTGGTAGAAGGCAAAAAAGCCATCAAAGATAGGGGTCATCGACGTTATTGAAGTGGTGGAAGGTGCAAAGCTGGTCATGCTGGGTCTCGGATGTGATAGTGCAGAGGAAGGCGACGTAGTCGTCAGCATGGAAGCAGTAGAGATCGCAGTCATGGCAAGGATAGGGCAAATGACGTGCATGCGATTGAGGAGGTCGTAGTGGTAAAGAAAAATATGGATCATCCGGATCCGATGGGGCTTCATTGGGTGCCCTTGCCCATAGTAGTAGTTCCCCACCTCTGGCTCATAGAAATAGCACACCCACTGCTTCATCCCATCCATCCTGATAACCGACGTCAAAGAGTTACCTTCAGTTCCCATAtgcctctctccttttcttttgtcttcaCGAGAATATGGAGGTCGAAAGAGATGAGTGACgaataagaaaggaaagaagaagaaacaaataaGAAGAGGCAGGGGGAAGAGAAAGGGGATGGATcttcatatatttatattatggtGTTGGTAAAGTAGCAATAGATCCTGTCTCAACCACTTTATCAACACCACATTTGTTTTCTTGCTTGTCCAATGCACATTCAGTTGCCCTGCATATGCTAGTCTCTGGTAGAGCAATTACTGATGAATGACCATTTGATATGGGATGATTGTTAATGTCAGTCATAGGAATAGCTTCCTTTGTAGAACTATACTTGCTGGTGGAGCTATCTTGTTTCATTTCTATCATAGATTGATAGCAAATATAGCAAATAAAGAGCATACGATGCAACTGAAATAAGGCAAGTATagcaaacaaaaaataaataaataaaaatcaaacattaGTAAGAAGTATTTATAGTTTATTGGAACAACTACACATCACAAAAGTTAACATGTTCAACTCCAAAACTACTAATAAAGCATTTATAGTTTGTTGGAATAACTATATATCGTAAAAGTTAATATATTTATACTAAACTACCATAAATAATCCAACCAAATAACCATGGCACCAAAGACAATCACAACTAGCAAAATAGATGTCCTAACTATGACTCAAATCAAGGACATCCAATATGTTCTCAACCTCTGAGGTAGTGAAAAGAAGTAAGTCAGACTTGTATTATCACGAGCAATTATCAATCCAACTTTAACCATCAATGACTCATGCAGCTCTAAATCTTTAATCTCAACTATTGCCTCATAAaccttcttcaattttttatcatCTGCAATGAACTGGAAACAATCTGCCAACTTATCAATGCTTTTGCTTGAAGATTGACACATTGCTCTAAAATTGCTTATAGTTTCAATCAAATTGCCTATAAGAGCAACTTTTTCTTCATTAGAAAcctttctttttcttgatcttaaCTGGTTCTGAGATGAAGAAGCACTTTATTAAGGATGACCAATGGGAGTTTGGGGAATAAAACTGTTACGAACCAATATAAATTGAGCAAACAATACctaaagtattaaaaattaaataaaataaagaattaattaatatattatgtatTTATCTTGACCTAATTATCCCATACATCTTGATCACAAGTAATACATTTTTCCACATCATCCCATCCAAATCCTGACGTATTCAACATATTATAAATAGCACCATATTGTTGTTTCAATAATTTAAACCTTGAATAAATGTGTGGCTGAGCCTTGATGCCATAATTAGGTATCTTCTTTGCCATCATTTTCTCCAACTGGAGTGAGAATCCAGACTTGAAATTGCCACCTTCTCCCCT
Above is a genomic segment from Elaeis guineensis isolate ETL-2024a chromosome 1, EG11, whole genome shotgun sequence containing:
- the LOC140856004 gene encoding histone deacetylase 19-like gives rise to the protein MGTEGNSLTSVIRMDGMKQWVCYFYEPEVGNYYYGQGHPMKPHRIRMIHIFLYHYDLLNRMHVICPILAMTAISTASMLTTTSPSSALSHPRPSMTSFAPSTTSITSMTPIFDGFFAFYQIYIGVSISGRTIPTFTGGPREYKNKKY